In the genome of Vicia villosa cultivar HV-30 ecotype Madison, WI linkage group LG7, Vvil1.0, whole genome shotgun sequence, one region contains:
- the LOC131616417 gene encoding disease resistance protein RPV1-like isoform X2, translated as MKLNQVDQGKSKGLVGIEKQISPIESLLHLESEDVRVLGIWGMPGIGKTTIAEEVFRRLRSEYESFCFMANVREESERYGTNSLRLRKKLLSTLLEEEDLKDDMINGLPSLVKKRLGRMKVLIVLDDVKDAEQLEVLVGTADWLGAGSRIIITTRDKQVLAGKVDDIYEVEPLDSAESFQLFNLHAFNKQKHLEMEYYKLSMKMVDYTKGVPLVLKALANLLCEKDKAIWESQARNLKIELIENVHDVFRLIYTNLDYYEKIIFLDIACFFDGLKLKLDLIQLLWKDRRYSVSTKLDRLKDKALVTISQQNIVSMHDIIQETAWEIVRQESVEEPGSRSRLLDPDDIYHVLKRDKGSEAIRSMAIRLSEIKELQLSPRVFAKMSKLKFLDIYTNGSQNEGSLSLPQGLEFLPNELRYLRWEYYPLESLPSNFSAENLVTLNLPYSQLKKLWHGVKDLGNLNVLVLHSSTLLTELPDFSKATSLAVMDLHFCIGLTSVHPSVFSLKKLKKLDMSGCISLTSLQSNNTHLSSLSYLSLYNCTALKEFSVTSENMKELNLELTDIKELPSSIGLQTKLEKLHLGHTHIETLPKSIKNLTRLRHLDLHQCKELQTLPELPQSLETLNADGCVSLENVVFHSTASEQLKEKKKKVTFWNCLKLNEPSLKAIELNAQINMMNFSHHCISTRDLDRDHDHDRSQGMYVYPGREIPEWLEYRTTTTTRDYLTIDLSSAPYFSNLGIIFGFIIPTTTSEGSILKFKISDGEDEGIKVYLDRPRDGIESDHVYLMYDPRCSHYLASRVNDQSKIKIQVRAASRTPTTQYVPVQLRGFGVSLVTPSQYDKFKQQLEFGDGTPNNMCSMEEESKFLGIENAKQLSYFNCMI; from the exons ATGAAGTTAAACCAAGTGGACCAAGGTAAATCAAAAGGACTTGTAGGAATTGAAAAACAGATTTCACCTATAGAATCATTGTTACATTTAGAGTCGGAAGATGTTCGTGTTCTTGGAATTTGGGGTATGCCTGGTATTGGTAAAACAACTATTGCTGAAGAAGTATTTCGCAGGCTACGCTCCGAATACGAAAGTTTTTGTTTTATGGCTAATGTAAGAGAAGAATCGGAAAGATACGGTACAAACAGTTTGAGGTTAAGAAAGAAGCTTTTATCCACTTTACTAGAGGAAGAAGATTTGAAAGATGACATGATAAATGGATTACCTTCTTTAGTTAAGAAAAGGCTTGGCCGCATGAAGGTTCTTATTGTTCTTGACGATGTCAAAGATGCGGAGCAACTAGAAGTTTTGGTTGGAACAGCTGATTGGTTAGGTGCAGGGAGTAGAATCATCATAACTACTAGAGATAAGCAAGTACTTGCTGGAAAAGTTGATGATATATACGAGGTTGAGCCATTGGACTCTGCTGAATCTTTTCAGCTTTTCAATTTGCATGCCTTTAACAAACAAAAGCATCTTGAAATGGAGTACTATAAGCTATCAATGAAGATGGTAGATTATACCAAAGGTGTTCCATTAGTTCTTAAAGCTTTAGCTAACCTTCTTTGTGAGAAAGATAAAGCCATATGGGAAAGCCAAGCAAGGAATCTGAAAATAGAGCTGATTGAAAATGTCCATGATGTTTTTAGATTGATATACACTAATCTTGATTATTATGAAAAGATTATATTCCTGGATATTGCCTGCTTTTTTGATGGATTGAAGTTGAAACTTGACCTCATACAACTTCTATGGAAAGACCGTCGATATTCGGTGAGCACTAAACTAGACAGACTTAAAGATAAAGCTCTTGTAACAATTTCCCAACAAAATATTGTATCAATGCATGACATTATACAAGAAACAGCTTGGGAGATTGTTCGACAAGAATCTGTTGAAGAACCTGGAAGCCGAAGCCGACTATTGGATCCTGATGATATTTATCATGTATTGAAACGTGACAAG GGAAGTGAGGCCATCAGAAGTATGGCCATCAGATTATCTGAAATTAAGGAGCTGCAGTTAAGCCCTCGAGTATTTGCCAAGATGAGCAAATTGAAATTTTTGGATATTTACACTAATGGATCTCAAAATGAAGGGAgtttgtctcttcctcaagggcTTGAATTCTTGCCTAATGAACTGAGATATCTCCGTTGGGAGTATTACCCTTTGGAATCCTTGCCATCCAATTTTTCTGCAGAAAACCTTGTTACATTAAACTTGCCTTATAGCCAACTGAAGAAACTTTGGCATGGAGTGAAG GATCTTGGGAATTTGAATGTCCTTGTACTCCATTCATCCACACTCCTAACAGAGCTACCAGATTTTTCAAAGGCCACGAGTCTTGCGGTAATGGACCTCCATTTCTGCATAGGGTTGACTAGTGTTCATCCATCTGTTTTCTCTCTAAAAAAGCTTAAGAAACTGGATATGAGTGGATGCATTTCCCTTACAAGTCTTCAAAGCAATAATACTCATTTAAGTTCACTTAGTTATCTCTCCCTCTACAACTGCACAGCGCTGAAGGAGTTTTCAGTGACCTCAGAGAACATGAAAGAATTGAATTTAGAACTCACGGATATCAAGGAACTACCCTCGTCAATTGGACTTCAAACCAAACTCGAAAAGTTGCATCTTGGACATACTCATATTGAGACCTTGCCTAAAAGCATCAAGAATCTTACAAGACTGAGACATCTAGACTTGCATCAATGCAAGGAGCTTCAAACTCTACCAGAGCTTCCTCAATCGCTAGAAACACTAAATGCCGATGGGTGTGTATCACTAGAGAATGTAGTGTTCCACTCAACTGCTAGTGAACAActtaaagaaaagaagaaaaaggttaCCTTCTGGAATTGCCTTAAATTAAACGAGCCTTCTCTCAAGGCTATTGAGTTGAATGCTCAAATTAACATGATGAACTTTTCACACCATTGTATATCCACACGTGATCTTGATCGTGATCACGATCACGATCGCAGTCAAGGGATGTATGTCTATCCAGGTAGAGAAATTCCAGAGTGGTTGGAATATAGAACAACTACAACTACACGTGACTACCTAACTATTGATCTTTCTTCTGCTCCTTATTTCTCCAACTTGGGCATCATTTTTGGATTCATCATTCCAACAACAACATCAGAGGGTTCAATTCTGAAATTCAAAATCAGCGATGGTGAAGATGAAGGTATCAAAGTGTACTTGGACAGACCACGTGATGGAATTGAATCGGATCATGTGTATCTAATGTATGACCCAAGATGTTCTCATTACCTAGCTAGCCGAGTGAATGATCAGTCGAAGATTAAAATCCAGGTTAGAGCGGCATCAAGAACACCGACAACACAGTACGTGCCAGTGCAGTTAAGAGGGTTTGGGGTTAGCCTAGTAACCCCTTCACAATATGACAAGTTTAAACAGCAATTGGAATTTGGTGATGGTACTCCAAATAACATGTGTTCGATGGAAGAGGAATCAAAGTTTCTTGGAATTGAAAATGCTAAACAGTTGAGTTATTTCAATTGCATGATTTAG